A stretch of the Panicum virgatum strain AP13 chromosome 9N, P.virgatum_v5, whole genome shotgun sequence genome encodes the following:
- the LOC120691868 gene encoding probable cytokinin riboside 5'-monophosphate phosphoribohydrolase LOGL3: MGLVSRTVHAGGRRVIGVIPRRTLMASPEVVVETVGEVVRVAGMHQRKAEMARQSDAFVALPGGYGTLEELLEVITWAQLKSIHRKPVGLLNVDGYYDSLLAFIDRAVEEGFVSPGARGIVVQAPTAQHLMAKLEEYVPYYDRVASGLNWEATRAAVVGKDAAGAGSPGVSVSGI; the protein is encoded by the exons ATGGGGCTCGTCTCGCGGACCGTCCACGCCGGCGGCAGGCGCGTCATCGG GGTCATTCCCAGGAGGACTCTGATGGCCTCTCCCGAG GTGGTCGTGGAGACGGTGGGGGAGGTGGTGCGGGTGGCGGGCATGCACCAGCGGAAGGCGGAGATGGCGAGGCAGTCCGATGCGTTCGTAGCCCTGCCCG GAGGGTACGGAACCCTGGAGGAGCTGCTGGAGGTGATCACATGGGCGCAGTTAAAGA GCATCCACCGTAAGCCG GTCGGGTTGCTGAACGTCGACGGCTACTACGACTCCCTGCTGGCGTTCATCGACCGGGCCGTGGAGGAAGGCTTCGTCAGCCCCGGCGCCCGCGGCATCGTCGTCCAGGCCCCCACGGCGCAACACCTCATGGCCAAACTCGAG GAGTACGTGCCATACTACGACAGAGTTGCATCCGGGCTCAACTGGGAGGCGACGAGGGCGGCCGTCGTCGGCAAGGATGCCGCCGGCGCTGGTTCCCCCGGAGTCAGCGTTTCAGGCATATGA